A part of Onthophagus taurus isolate NC chromosome 7, IU_Otau_3.0, whole genome shotgun sequence genomic DNA contains:
- the LOC111420844 gene encoding neuralized-like protein 2, producing the protein MNKNILKTMVKSEKLMSHSSSTGTVTRFHSFHGENIVLSEDNTVAYRKKSFANAVTFSEKPLQPCEIFLLEIEQNESGWSGHMRLGLTQLDPHTICQTGIIPPYALPDLANIGLSWIYGITKASNQMYSVSYNRATSLKSITSDNGVIRTGRGLVPLSMLKPTKHSVSILPTDTFSRIGVMYIPTNDREANMHYIINGEDQGVCVRHIPFTDAPLHVVVDVYGTTKKIRIIQLYGVPTLQSACRDAILQHITKKGVSSLPLPKVLKEYLLYKT; encoded by the exons atgaataaaaatattttgaaaacaatggTTAAATCAGAAAAACTTATGTCTCATTCCAGTAGTACAGGTACGGTTACCAGATTTCATTCATTCCACGGCGAAAATATAGTGCTTTCTGAAGATAACACCGTCGCTTATCGCAAGAAAAGTTTCGCAAATGCAGTTACTTTCAGTGAAAAACCATTACAACCTTGTGAAATATTCTTGCTTGAAATTGAACAAAATGAAAGTGGTTGGAGTGGACATATGCGTTTGGGACTTACTCAATTAGACCCacatactatatgccaaactGGTATTATTCCGCCCTATGCTTTACCTGATTTAGCAAATATCGGATTGTCTTGGATTTATGGTATTACAAAAGCAAGTAATCag ATGTATAGTGTTTCTTATAATCGTGCAACAAGtctaaaatcaataactagTGATAATGGGGTTATAAGAACTGGTCGTGGTTTAGTACCCCTCAGTATGTTAAAACCAACAAAACATAGTGTTAGCATTTTACCTACAGATACATTTAGTCGTATTGGTGTTATGTATATTCCTACAAATGATAGAGAGGCAAATATgcattatattattaatggGGAAGATCAAGGAGTTTGTGTTCGACATATTCCTTTTACTGATGCACCGTTGCATGTAGTTGTAGATGTTTATGGAACAACTAAGAAAATTCGGATTATCCAATTATATGGAG ttCCAACACTTCAGTCGGCTTGTCGTGATGCTATTTTACaacatataacaaaaaaaggtGTTTCATCTCTTCCTTTACCAAAAGTATTGAAAGAATATCTCttatataaaacataa
- the LOC111420849 gene encoding uncharacterized protein isoform X5 codes for MCRELNSLKNQDNNGNIEGEVFARCVSFRVAGKPLKYTSNISEVVFSPNIQSSENSDGTGLSVSEIVAIGVCSVLLGLIYVASVFLYLHIRKRRKDAEKKLDVRENSTITNVEEGIVKNNPLLGLGRHFVAPETTYSDTTESDTEVTPDILQNHEDRKKNLQITSALVHSYRHEVLNPYSSLHTLESYHQDSSSIERLPEENVSIVETLEAREDRPDNVKAIGTTRKKLYFNPAYFDPHLLQTPPPAAIEFLTKIREVITIAKQKMSAKRFTPNLLGIPEEDNFYSIETSNEYPHSLNSRRGSLISLKRENSRRKTCAGCPDCQPRDFRSLCGKLPEYPSIVACESCSGSSESKQNSIRKWLEDIPTLKIDNNEDISKSVQSLPIISSPKRIRSPTRSLPTPISINNSVKSPCSERKSPKSTTSSQNSSNSGKIKIMRKPIIKPKAPPPPLPIYAQENQYDTIKNVEKKDNLPPPDMIHEALTVEEETRIPTITKKKMNAVINEFLTKSLETNSDISKNPIDYETDSLERSSRNKGFSTPTEYGDVSSSHPSPSLSAALPMDEEMTMQNAIINTKTGAMTISKLNMNLIKNEEENDYELIVLKKGDIYNLPELLQRGNLVSEVYVNNGYNYGSAESSISSNCSTLESKPPKVRYENNKPGHLLIEVEDCADNYIRVEDSDEFEADTLDRKSNKLSSLQKEIKIDNDDYIDSLERPKQFQLKSKGSFKNDSLISIDINEGIIMTNFNRSFGSLREIYEAKTKKNPDENDINNWKDLIGDDFEGRILTLEERHSKRQRKKDIEIVNDVPPDVIPPINNDYSSPIYEHPKPPRKVIRNNSVKPPLPPKTVLKRKEIEPNYVTPIKQNENIGNKINIEEEHKEKNNTNNIKDNSILENLMQNDNIFLKNGLNNQFILQAQTFTNVPNLDVFNIPSPTWKFKNSLRKYFQKPEDSGYLSNDSDEQKKQKLLQSESEGSAGAGSETDESFGDGQSESGAESIETHSVFFDSFRKPACFTGSLDSGVDTDVKMNSFTNLMIDDAASTDSENMSFKTVVNGRRG; via the exons ATGTgcagagaattaaattccttAAAGAATCAAGATAATAATGGTAATATAGAAGGAGAAGTTTTTGCTAGATGTGTCTCATTTAGAGTGGCTggaaaacctttaaaatacaCGAGTA aTATTAGTGAAGTTGTATTTTCACCAAACATTCAATCATCAGAGAATTCAGATGGAACGGGTTTGAGCGTCTCAGAAATAGTAGCGATAGGTGTATGTTCGGTTCTTCTTGGATTAATTTATGTGGCATCggtttttttatatctccaTATAAGAAAGCGAAGGAAGGATGCCGAAAAAAAATTGGATGTTCGAGAAAATTCAACGATAACAAACGTAGAGGaaggaattgttaaaaataatcctTTGTTAGGTTTAGGAAGACACTTTGTGGCGCCTGAAACAACATACAGCGATACTACGGAATCAGATACTGAAGTAACGCCGGATATTTTACAGAACCACGAAGacagaaagaaaaat ttacAGATTACATCTGCTTTAGTTCATTCATACCGACACGAAGTCTTAAATCCGTACTCTTCCCTTCATACTTTGGAATCTTATCATCAAGATTCTTCTTCAATTGAAAGACTGccagaagaaaatgtttctatTGTTGAAACTTTAGAAGCTCGTGAAGATCGGCCGGATAATGTTAAAGCTATTGGAACGACAAgaaaaaagttgtattttaATCCAGCTTATTTTGATCCTCATTTACTTCAG ACCCCTCCACCGGCTGCAAtagaatttttaacaaaaatcagAGAAGTTATTACaattgcaaaacaaaaaatgtccGCAAAGAGATTTACGCCGAATTTGCTGGGAATCCCGGAGGAAGATAATTTTTACTCAATAGAAACATCAAATGAATACCCTCACAGCTTAAACAGCCGAAGAGGCAGTTTAATCAgcttaaaaagagaaaatagcCGAAGAAAAACGTGCGCCGGATGCCCAGATTGTCAACCGAGAGATTTTCGCTCTTTATGCGGCAAATTACCAGAATACCCTTCAATTGTTGCTTGTGAAAGTTGTTCGGGATCATCGGAAAGTAAACAAAATAGTATCAGGAAGTGGTTGGAGGATATCCCTacattaaaaatcgataacaatgaagatatctcaaaatcagTGCAATCCTTGCCGATTATTTCCTCTCCGAAGCGAATTAGATCACCAACAAGATCGCTACCAACcccaatttcaataaataattccGTTAAATCTCCCTGCTCCGAAAGAAAATCCCCGAAATCGACGACATCATCACAAAATTCAAGCAATTCcggaaaaatcaaaataatgcGAAAACCTATCATAAAACCAAAAGCACCTCCACCACCTTTACCCATTTACGCGCAAGAAAATCAATacgatacaataaaaaatgttgaaaagaaaGATAATTTACCACCCCCCGATATGATACACGAAGCTTTAACAGTCGAAGAAGAAACGAGAATTCCAAcgataacaaaaaagaaaatgaacgCTGTCataaacgaatttttaacaaaaagtttAGAAACGAATTCagatatttctaaaaatccGATCGATTACGAAACTGATAGTTTGGAGAGGTCATCAAGAAACAAAGGATTTAGCACGCCCACCGAATACGGCGACGTTTCTTCGTCTCACCCAAGTCCGAGTTTAAGTGCAGCTTTACCGATGGACGAAGAAATGACAATGCAAAATGCAATCATTAACACAAAAACAGGCGCAATGACTATCTCTAAATTAAACATGAATCTGATTAAAAACGAAGAAGAAAATGATTACGAATTGATTGTGCTCAAAAAAGGTGACATTTACAACCTCCCCGAATTATTACAAAGAGGTAATCTAGTAAGTGAGGTTTATGTCAATAACGGTTATAATTATGGAAGCGCGGAATCATCAATAAGTTCAAATTGCTCAACATTAGAAAGTAAACCCCCTAAAGTTAGATACGAAAATAACAAACCAGGACATCTTTTAATCGAGGTTGAAGATTGCGCCGACAATTACATAAGAGTAGAAGATTCCGACGAATTTGAAGCTGATACTTTAGatagaaaatcaaataaattatcttcattacaaaaagaaattaaaatagacAACGATGACTATATCGACTCCTTAGAAAGACCtaaacaatttcaattaaaatcaaagGGAAGTTTCAAAAACGATAGCTTAATCTCAATTGATATAAACGAAGGGATAATAATGACTAATTTTAATCGATCTTTTGGGAGTTTAAGGGAAATTTATGAAGcgaaaaccaaaaaaaatccCGACGAAAACGATATCAATAATTGGAAAGACTTAATTGGGGATGATTTTGAAGGAAGAATTTTAACCTTAGAAGAGCGACACTCAAaaagacaaagaaaaaaagatattgaaaTTGTTAATGATGTCCCACCGGATGTGATACCACCGATTAATAACGATTATTCATCCCCTATTTATGAGCATCCAAAACCACCGAGAAAAGTGATAAGAAATAATAGCGTAAAACCACCTCTTCCTCCAAAAACGGTtttgaaacgaaaagaaaTCGAACCTAATTATGTAACGCCGATTAaacaaaacgaaaatattggtaataaaataaatattgaagaggaacacaaagaaaaaaataacactaataacattaaagaTAACAGTATTCTTGAGAATTTGATGcaaaatgataatatttttttaaaaaacgggTTAAATAACCAATTTATACTACAAGCTCAAACTTTCACAAACGTTCCAAATTTAGACGTTTTTAATATTCCAAGTCCAacatggaaatttaaaaattctttacgtaaatattttcaaaaacccGAAGATTCCGGTTATTTAAGTAACGATTCCgatgaacaaaaaaaacagaaattgCTTCAATCGGAAAGTGAAGGTAGCGCAGGAGCAGGAAGTGAAACCGACGAAAGTTTCGGCGATGGCCAAAGTGAATCCGGCGCCGAAAGTATCGAGACGCATTCAGTTTTCTTTGATAGCTTTCGTAAACCGGCTTGTTTTACCGGATCTTTAGATAGCGGAGTTGATACCGACGTTAAAATGAATTCGTTTACGAATTTAATGATTGATGATGCTGCAAGTACCGACTCGGAAAATATGAGTTTTAAAACGGTTGTAAATGGAAGAAGAGgatga
- the LOC111420847 gene encoding uncharacterized protein, which yields MFNFERYPFSNEVKEDLADFLKVARKNSETPQHKVWENVLPQNKELINELDTIIIENKSTIDLTDDSISKNINDKDTSNISNDSADDVLIIDDFNQKLRIDAIKDIAVPLIELTSIEEFDEALNQISSSYNNNDIEQIFLTLSDMVNADQTFIIGDSILNNKKLEITQFYLRHLLLPKLFIDNNKQLLLMLKKYFESSNLSLTCDEFSQSLNKYKNYPLGLICTLQDLKLQNKKQLLRTFILNTSTLHQNHFLIIEALLHNDIQIETLKRMMHLFSSISSTFPDDKIFGKMLLNVIKRCKKNVVHFKKEFNIIINNHQSVWKNSLEKEIDENMENNSLLSQSLRY from the exons atgtttaattttgaaagataTCCTTTTAGTAATGAAGTAAAGGAAGATCTAGCCGATTTTTTAAAGGTAGCCCGTAAAAATTCCGAAACCCCACAGCATAAAGTGTGGGAAAATGTTCTACCACAG aataaagaattaattaatgaactggatacaataattatcgagaatAAATCTACTATAGATTTAACTGATGATAGtatttcgaaaaatataaatgataaagatACAAGTAACATCTCAAATGATAGTGCGGATGATGtcttaataattgatgatttcAATCAGAAATTAAGAATAGATGCAATTAAAGATATAGCTGTCCCTTTAATAGAATTAACATCCATTGAAGAATTTGATGAAGCACTAAACCAAATCTCATCAAGTTACAACAATAATGATattgaacaaatttttttaacactctcaGATATGGTAAATGCAGatcaaacatttattattgggGATTCTATATTGAATAACAAAAAGTTGGAAATAAcccaattttatttaagacatttattattacctAAACTATTCATTGATaacaataaacaattattattaatgctCAAGAAATACTTTGAGTCATCAAATTTGAGTTTAACTTGCGATGAATTTTCCCAATctcttaataaatataaaaattatcctCTTGGTTTAATATGTACATTAcaagatttaaaattacaaaataaaaagcaattattaag gacATTTATTTTGAACACTTCAACATtgcatcaaaatcattttttaataattgaagcTTTATTACACAATGATATTCAAATTGAAACTCTTAAAAGaatgatgcatttatttagTAGTATATCATCAACGTTTCCGGACGATAAGATTTTTGGAAAGATGCtgttaaatgttattaaacgCTGCAAAAAGAACGTTGTACATTTTAAAAAGgagtttaatattattattaacaatcacCAATCTGTATGGAAAAATAGTTTGGAAAaggaaattgatgaaaatatggaaaataattCGTTGTTATCACAAAGTTTGAGATACTAA
- the LOC139430631 gene encoding uncharacterized protein, producing the protein MSKCFRRKRDAHFQHFLGLSGLQQTIYLFSQMKSVPKKRLYPKKTKKEVSSRKVTIQYFVKVNGVDVKVCKQEFLAVHGLQKSKKRIQLLYEQISKGATTPKSDQRGKHQNRANKISDADRDNVKAHINSIPKYTSHYSRQKNPDKVYIDQDLSISALYHDYYLEWCEDKGLHAVKESYYRNVFCNEVNIGFKLPKTDTCKTCDFLNIQIKHALSKGELADTFKTELELHHYRAEELQTSLKEEIEKAKNTRDTLVLSFDLQQALPVPNLTVGPAFYLRKAWTYNLGIHDCIEDRGYMYMWPENVAKRGSDEIASILYKHFKKNCNDQYTKLIVYSDNCAGQNKNWTIVCLWQQLIRENFFKSIEDRFLVVGHTFKTSILS; encoded by the coding sequence ATGTCGAAATGCTTTAGAAGGAAAAGAGATGCacattttcaacactttttggGACTTAGCGGATTACAACAAACAATTTACCTTTTTTCGCAAATGAAATCTGTACCGAAAAAAAGGTTATACcctaagaaaacaaaaaaagaagtaTCGTCACGCAAAGTTACTATACAATACTTTGTAAAAGTTAATGGCGTTGATGTCAAGGTGTGCAAGCAAGAATTTCTTGCAGTACATGGcttacaaaaatcaaaaaaaagaattcagCTTTTGTATGAACAAATTAGCAAAGGAGCTACTACCCCAAAAAGTGACCAACGTGGTAAACACCAGAACAGGGCAAATAAGATTAGTGATGCTGATCGTGATAATGTGAAGGCACACATCAATTCAATTCCTAAATACACCAGTCACTACAGTAGACAAAAAAATCCTGATAAGGTGTACATAGATCAAGACTTATCCATTTCTGCTCTGTACCATGATTATTACCTTGAATGGTGTGAAGACAAAGGTTTACATGCCGTAAAAGAAAGTTACTACAGAAACGTGTTTTGTAATGAGGTCAATATTGGATTCAAACTCCCTAAAACCGACACTTGCAAAACATGTGACTTTCTCAACATACAAATAAAACACGCTTTGAGTAAAGGCGAATTAGCAGACACCTTTAAGACTGAACTTGAACTACATCATTATAGGGCAGAAGAGCTACAAACAAGTCTCaaagaagaaatagaaaaagctaAAAACACACGAGATACCCTCGTCTTAAGTTTCGATTTACAGCAGGCTCTACCAGTACCAAATTTAACGGTTGGACCTGCTTTTTATCTAAGAAAAGCGTGGACTTACAACTTAGGAATACATGACTGTATAGAGGATAGAGGATATATGTACATGTGGCCTGAAAATGTAGCCAAGCGAGGCAGCGATGAAATTGCTAGCATTTTAtacaaacattttaagaaaaattgcaaTGATCAGTATACAAAGCTTATTGTATATAGCGATAATTGCGCaggtcaaaataaaaattggaccATTGTTTGTTTATGGCAACAACTAATacgagaaaatttttttaagagcaTAGAGGACAGATTTTTAGTAGTCGGTCACACATTTAAAACAAGTATATTGTCCTGA